Part of the Aureitalea marina genome, TGGTATCCACCTTAGTAACCATCATCTTCCCATCCTTGGTAAACACAATGATATCATCTATATCACTGCAATCGGCCACGTATTCTTCCCGCCGCATGCTGGTTCCGATAAAGCCCTCCTCTCGGTTCACATAGAGCTTGGTGTTTCGGATCACAACCTTGGTCTTCTGAATGTCCTCAAACACCCTGACCTCTGTCTTGCGTTCCCGGCCGGCGCCATATTCCTTCTTCAATCGCTTGAAATAAGTAATGGAGTAGGCGATGATCTCCGCCAGGTTGTGCTTCACTTCTTCGATCTTCTCCTCCAGGGCCTCGATCTTCTGCTGGGCCTTATCAATATCAAATTTGGAGATCCGTTTGATCCTGATCTCCGTCAGCCGTACTATGTCCTCCTCTACTACAGGACGTTTCAGATGCTTGATATGAGGTTTCAGACCTTTGTCAATGGCTCTGATCACTCCTTCCCAGGTCTCCTCCTCTTCTATGTCCCGATAGATGCGGTTCTCGATAAAGATGCGCTCCAGGGAAGCAAAATGCCATTGGTCCTCCAATTCTCCTAACTGGATCTCCAGTTCCTGCTTCAGAAGCTGGACCGTCCGGTCGGTAGATCGGATCAGCATATCGGTAACCCCGATAAAGAGTGGTTTGTTGTCCTCTATGACGCAGCCCAAGGGTGAGATGGATACTTCGCAATTGGTAAAGGCATAGAGAGCGTCTATCGTCTTGTCTGGCGATATACCACTTGGTAGGTAAACCAGTATCTCTACTTCGGCAGCGGTGTTGTCCTCAATTCGTTTGATCTTGATCTTCCCTTTCTCGTTGGCCTTAATGATGGAATCGATCAGGGAGGATGTAGTGGTTGTAAAAGGGATCTCCGTAATGACCAGCGTATTCTTGTCTTTTTGTGCGATCCTCGCTCTGTTACGGATCTTCCCCCCTCTTAAGCCATCATTATAGGCAGTTGCATCCATGATCCCTCCGGTCGGAAAGTCCGGGATCAACTTGAATCGTTTGCCCTGCAGATGATTGACCGAGGCATCGATCAATTCGATGAAATTGTGAGGTAAGATCTTGGTAGAGAGCCCAACCGCTATCCCTTCTGCTCCTTGCGCCAGCAGCAACGGGAACATTACCGGAAGATTTATCGGCTCCTTTTTACGTCCATCATAAGAGGCCTGCCACTGCGTGATCTTGGGGTTGTAGACCACATCCAGGGCGAATTTGGACAATCGTGCCTCGATATACCGAGATGCCGCTGCACGGTCACCGGTCAGTATATTCCCCCAGTTACCCTGGGTGTCGATCAGCAGGTCCTTCTGCCCGATCTGAACCATTGCATCCCCTATACTGGCATCTCCGTGGGGATGGTATTGCATGGTGTG contains:
- a CDS encoding DNA gyrase/topoisomerase IV subunit A yields the protein MSEEMEHETPEGEEQDLSDLNGQPTETITRVTGMYRDWFLDYASYVILERAVPAIEDGFKPVQRRIMHSMKDLDDGRYNKVANIVGHTMQYHPHGDASIGDAMVQIGQKDLLIDTQGNWGNILTGDRAAASRYIEARLSKFALDVVYNPKITQWQASYDGRKKEPINLPVMFPLLLAQGAEGIAVGLSTKILPHNFIELIDASVNHLQGKRFKLIPDFPTGGIMDATAYNDGLRGGKIRNRARIAQKDKNTLVITEIPFTTTTSSLIDSIIKANEKGKIKIKRIEDNTAAEVEILVYLPSGISPDKTIDALYAFTNCEVSISPLGCVIEDNKPLFIGVTDMLIRSTDRTVQLLKQELEIQLGELEDQWHFASLERIFIENRIYRDIEEEETWEGVIRAIDKGLKPHIKHLKRPVVEEDIVRLTEIRIKRISKFDIDKAQQKIEALEEKIEEVKHNLAEIIAYSITYFKRLKKEYGAGRERKTEVRVFEDIQKTKVVIRNTKLYVNREEGFIGTSMRREEYVADCSDIDDIIVFTKDGKMMVTKVDTKTFVGKGIIHVAVFKKKDSRTIYNMIYKDGTRGSTYVKRFAVTGITRDKEYNLTAGNKGSRVLYFTANPNGEAEIVTVLLRQSGSIKKLKFDLDFADLMVKGRGVKGNIVTKYAIKRIELKEKGLSTLKPRKIWFDDTVQRLNVDGRGELLGEFTSEDRLLMIRQNGILKTAIPELTMHFDNDLIVLEKWEPTKAVSAIYWEGDRQLFYIKRFLIENPERDELIITDHPKSQLEGVYTDHRPVVEVVFVKERGKERRDNLEVVIEDFISIKGISAMGNQLTKYKVLEINQKDSLPYEPPEPPKMEDIEVVDEEAIESPAPAEDNKGSDDPPAADPEGQIQLF